Proteins encoded together in one Bradyrhizobium sp. PSBB068 window:
- a CDS encoding murein L,D-transpeptidase, whose protein sequence is MTHRTLVRALLTSAVLAAGVMLAGCDSDQISLAQNAKANQPVPPKLVAAMTEKDMDMQSPILVRLFKQEAELEVWKQTRSGQFALLKTYPICRWSGDLGPKVREGDRQAPEGFYSINPSQMNPQSAYYLSFNTGYPNAFDKALGRTGSQLMVHGDCSSRGCYAMTDEQIAEIYSLGRESFFGGQKAFQLQAYPFRMTPVNMAKHRNNPNMPFWKMIKEGYDHFEVTKQEPKVDFCEKKYVFDAVKAPNATRDPVFDASAKCPAYVVPEEIASAVREKEQQDAAETAKLVSKGTPVARLNTGIDGGMNAIFASKIPEGNTGLSEGGDSQALQSMSLARAPGTIPGTVNPPRPNLAVQQDEPVVATTSSTTPAANTRVASANASDKSEGFLSSFARKVGIGGATADASKTAAPAPAAAAPAKPKVADAKPQSVVRVAPKAEPKVTAKPAPKPQATDTAAAAPAATQLAGSAPVVQTNSFDTRFSAVK, encoded by the coding sequence TTGACTCATCGCACGCTCGTACGCGCGCTTCTGACTTCGGCGGTGCTCGCCGCGGGCGTCATGCTCGCCGGCTGTGACAGCGACCAGATTTCGCTCGCCCAGAACGCCAAGGCCAACCAGCCGGTCCCGCCGAAACTCGTCGCTGCCATGACCGAGAAGGACATGGATATGCAGTCGCCGATCCTGGTGCGGCTGTTCAAGCAGGAGGCCGAGCTCGAGGTCTGGAAGCAGACCCGCTCCGGCCAGTTCGCACTGCTCAAGACCTATCCGATCTGCCGCTGGTCGGGCGATCTCGGCCCGAAGGTCCGCGAGGGCGACCGCCAGGCGCCAGAGGGATTCTACTCGATCAACCCGAGCCAGATGAATCCGCAGTCGGCCTACTATCTCTCGTTCAACACCGGCTATCCCAACGCGTTCGACAAGGCGCTCGGCCGTACCGGCTCGCAGCTGATGGTGCATGGCGACTGCTCCTCGCGCGGCTGTTACGCAATGACCGACGAGCAGATTGCGGAAATCTATTCGCTGGGCCGTGAGTCCTTCTTCGGCGGCCAGAAGGCGTTCCAGCTGCAGGCCTATCCGTTCCGGATGACGCCGGTGAACATGGCCAAGCACCGCAACAATCCGAACATGCCTTTCTGGAAGATGATCAAGGAAGGCTATGATCATTTCGAAGTGACGAAGCAGGAGCCGAAGGTCGACTTCTGCGAGAAGAAATACGTGTTCGACGCCGTCAAGGCACCGAACGCCACGCGCGATCCGGTGTTCGATGCTTCCGCGAAGTGCCCGGCCTATGTGGTCCCCGAGGAGATCGCGAGCGCGGTGCGCGAGAAGGAGCAGCAGGACGCCGCCGAGACTGCCAAGCTGGTGTCCAAGGGCACGCCGGTGGCGCGCCTCAACACCGGCATCGACGGCGGCATGAACGCGATCTTCGCCTCGAAGATTCCGGAAGGAAACACCGGTCTCTCCGAAGGCGGCGACAGCCAGGCGCTGCAATCGATGTCGCTCGCCCGCGCGCCCGGCACGATCCCCGGCACGGTCAATCCGCCACGGCCCAACCTCGCGGTCCAGCAGGACGAGCCGGTGGTGGCAACGACGTCGTCGACAACGCCCGCAGCCAACACCCGTGTCGCTTCGGCGAATGCGTCGGACAAGTCCGAAGGCTTCCTCTCGAGCTTTGCCCGCAAGGTCGGCATCGGTGGCGCCACCGCCGACGCCAGCAAGACCGCCGCACCGGCGCCGGCCGCTGCCGCACCGGCCAAGCCGAAGGTCGCCGATGCCAAACCGCAATCGGTTGTGCGCGTCGCCCCGAAGGCCGAGCCGAAAGTCACCGCCAAGCCCGCACCGAAGCCGCAAGCAACCGACACCGCCGCAGCCGCGCCGGCGGCGACCCAACTCGCCGGCTCTGCGCCGGTTGTGCAGACCAACTCGTTCGACACCCGCTTCTCCGCGGTGAAGTAA